In Rhodobacteraceae bacterium LMO-JJ12, a single window of DNA contains:
- a CDS encoding 3-hydroxyacyl-CoA dehydrogenase NAD-binding domain-containing protein: MQIEKVAVIGGGLIGQSWAALFLAHGLHVCVQDVVDGFEDPVRAAIAAAWPDLVQLGMASGPIPFERLSFASDIADACRGVGLVQECGPDRIEAKREILTAIEAGAPEAALIASSTSSLLASDVQRGARHPGRVLVAHPFNPPHLVPLVEIVPGAQTSQASIAAARAFYGALHREVIVVQKEVVGHVANRLSAALFREAVHIVAEGIASVEDVDRAVAHGPGLRWALMGPFATYHLGGGAGGFRHYLEHLGPTQEARWAELGEPVLDEATRASLIVGVDEALAGVDVARLAETRDAGLVGILKLKTGG, encoded by the coding sequence ATGCAGATTGAAAAGGTGGCCGTGATCGGTGGCGGGCTTATCGGGCAGAGCTGGGCGGCTTTGTTTCTGGCGCATGGGTTGCATGTCTGTGTGCAGGATGTGGTTGACGGATTTGAAGACCCAGTGCGCGCGGCCATCGCGGCGGCGTGGCCCGATCTTGTGCAGCTGGGGATGGCAAGCGGGCCGATCCCGTTTGAGCGGCTGAGCTTTGCCAGCGATATTGCCGATGCGTGCAGGGGAGTCGGGCTGGTGCAGGAGTGCGGCCCGGACCGGATCGAGGCGAAACGCGAAATTCTGACCGCGATCGAGGCAGGTGCGCCCGAGGCGGCGCTGATTGCGTCGAGCACCTCGTCGCTGTTGGCGAGCGATGTTCAGCGGGGTGCGCGCCATCCGGGGCGCGTTCTGGTGGCGCATCCGTTCAATCCGCCGCATCTTGTTCCGCTGGTTGAGATTGTGCCGGGTGCGCAGACTTCACAGGCGTCGATTGCCGCCGCGCGGGCGTTTTATGGCGCACTACACCGAGAGGTGATCGTCGTGCAAAAGGAAGTGGTCGGCCATGTTGCCAATCGGCTAAGCGCGGCCCTGTTTCGCGAGGCGGTGCATATCGTGGCTGAGGGGATTGCCAGCGTCGAGGATGTCGACCGCGCCGTTGCGCACGGGCCGGGGTTGCGCTGGGCGTTGATGGGGCCGTTTGCCACCTATCATCTGGGCGGAGGGGCCGGGGGGTTTCGTCATTACCTCGAACATCTTGGCCCGACGCAGGAGGCCCGCTGGGCCGAACTTGGCGAGCCGGTGTTGGATGAAGCGACCCGTGCCAGCCTGATTGTGGGGGTCGATGAGGCGTTGGCAGGCGTGGATGTGGCCAGGCTGGCGGAAACGCGTGACGCCGGGTTGGTGGGGATCCTCAAGCTCAAGACCGGGGGCTGA
- a CDS encoding YbfB/YjiJ family MFS transporter has product MTTGPARPWLVLAGLALGVTVTNSFARFAYGFLLPAMKAELDWNYAQAGWLNTANALGYIAGAVLTMVLIRSARPSRLFAFGLITTTLALLVTGLNTALWWQTLWRILAGIFGAMSFSTAGALAAQLFRDDPRRNALAIAILFGSGGGLGIVLAGAALPIMLGVHGDAAWPYGWLLIGGASLLALPLGLWSARVLQPPRLATTAPAQRLPLGRMLGELAGYAGFGLGYIVYLTFLSAWMTEQALGPYFIALFWTILGSCIFVSPFVWRRVLARFSSGVPLALVLTGIASGSALPVLIPGAPALILSATIFGLCVFMPPGAVTSFSRQNLPPENWGASISFFTVVFAVAQTVGPYGAGLAGDYFGDIGVSLLAAAGILLLGAAAALMQRPLEA; this is encoded by the coding sequence ATGACAACCGGACCTGCCCGCCCCTGGCTGGTGCTTGCGGGCCTTGCGCTGGGCGTGACCGTGACCAACAGCTTTGCGCGTTTCGCCTATGGCTTCCTTTTGCCCGCGATGAAGGCCGAGCTTGACTGGAACTATGCCCAGGCCGGGTGGCTCAACACCGCCAATGCCTTGGGCTATATCGCGGGTGCGGTGCTGACCATGGTTCTGATCCGAAGCGCGCGCCCCTCGCGGCTCTTTGCTTTCGGGCTGATCACCACCACATTGGCGCTGCTGGTTACCGGGCTGAACACCGCGCTCTGGTGGCAAACCCTCTGGCGCATCTTGGCGGGCATTTTCGGCGCCATGTCATTTTCCACCGCCGGCGCGCTGGCCGCGCAGCTTTTTCGCGACGATCCACGCCGCAATGCTCTGGCGATTGCGATTCTCTTTGGTTCGGGGGGCGGGCTTGGCATCGTTCTGGCCGGTGCCGCGCTGCCGATCATGCTGGGCGTGCATGGCGATGCCGCCTGGCCTTATGGCTGGCTGCTGATCGGCGGTGCCAGCCTCCTTGCCCTGCCGCTTGGCCTCTGGTCGGCGCGTGTGCTCCAGCCACCCAGGCTTGCCACCACCGCCCCGGCCCAACGCCTGCCCCTTGGGCGGATGCTGGGCGAGCTTGCGGGATATGCCGGGTTCGGCCTTGGCTATATCGTCTATCTCACGTTCCTGTCGGCTTGGATGACGGAACAGGCGCTCGGCCCCTATTTCATCGCCCTGTTCTGGACGATCCTGGGAAGCTGCATCTTCGTCTCGCCGTTCGTGTGGCGTCGGGTGCTGGCGCGGTTCTCGTCGGGCGTGCCGCTGGCGCTGGTGCTCACCGGCATCGCCAGCGGCTCGGCCCTGCCGGTACTCATCCCGGGCGCACCCGCGCTTATTCTTTCGGCCACGATCTTCGGACTTTGCGTTTTCATGCCCCCCGGCGCAGTCACCAGCTTTTCGCGCCAGAACCTGCCACCGGAAAACTGGGGCGCCTCGATCAGCTTCTTCACAGTGGTCTTCGCCGTCGCCCAAACCGTCGGCCCCTATGGTGCTGGCCTCGCTGGGGATTATTTTGGCGATATCGGGGTCAGCCTTCTGGCGGCGGCGGGCATCCTGTTGCTCGGCGCGGCGGCGGCGCTGATGCAGCGGCCTCTCGAAGCCTGA
- the pheS gene encoding phenylalanine--tRNA ligase subunit alpha, which translates to MDDLRQKYIAKIAEAGDEAALEDLRVQAVGKKGEISLKMRELGKMTPEERQVMGPKLNHLKDEINSALAAKKEALGDVLLDERLRSEWLDVTLPARDRRMGTIHPVSQVTEEVTAIFADMGFSVAEGPRIDTDWYNFDALNIPGHHPARAEMDTFYMHRDEGDNRPPHVLRTHTSPVQIRTMEKIGAPLRIICPGGVYRADYDQTHTPMFHQVEGLALDKDISMANLKWVLEEFFAAFFEVDGIKTRFRASHFPFTEPSAEVDIQCSWVDGQLRIGEGDDWMEVLGSGMVHPNVLKAGGIDPYEYQGFAFGMGIDRIAMLKYGIPDLRAFFDSDLRWLRNYGFASLDQPTLHGGLSR; encoded by the coding sequence ATGGACGATCTGAGACAGAAATACATTGCCAAGATTGCCGAAGCCGGAGACGAGGCCGCGCTGGAAGACCTGCGCGTGCAGGCCGTGGGCAAGAAGGGCGAGATTTCCCTGAAAATGCGCGAATTGGGCAAGATGACGCCCGAGGAACGCCAGGTGATGGGGCCAAAGCTCAATCACTTGAAGGACGAGATCAACTCGGCGCTTGCGGCCAAGAAAGAGGCGCTGGGCGATGTGCTTCTGGATGAGCGGCTACGCAGCGAATGGCTGGACGTGACCCTGCCTGCGCGGGATCGTCGCATGGGCACCATTCACCCGGTCAGCCAGGTGACCGAGGAAGTGACCGCGATTTTTGCCGATATGGGGTTTTCGGTGGCCGAAGGGCCGCGGATTGATACCGATTGGTATAATTTCGATGCGTTGAACATTCCGGGCCACCACCCGGCGCGGGCCGAGATGGACACGTTCTATATGCACCGTGATGAGGGCGACAATCGCCCGCCGCACGTGTTGCGCACCCACACCAGCCCGGTGCAGATCCGCACGATGGAGAAGATCGGCGCGCCGTTGCGCATCATCTGTCCCGGTGGAGTTTATCGCGCCGATTATGACCAGACGCACACGCCGATGTTCCATCAGGTCGAGGGGCTTGCGCTGGACAAGGATATCTCGATGGCCAACCTGAAATGGGTGCTGGAGGAGTTCTTTGCCGCGTTTTTTGAGGTCGATGGCATCAAGACCCGCTTCCGCGCCTCGCATTTCCCGTTTACCGAGCCGTCGGCCGAGGTGGATATTCAATGTTCGTGGGTCGATGGGCAATTGCGCATCGGCGAGGGCGACGATTGGATGGAAGTTCTCGGTTCCGGCATGGTGCATCCCAATGTGTTGAAGGCGGGCGGGATTGACCCCTACGAATATCAGGGCTTTGCCTTTGGCATGGGGATCGACCGGATTGCGATGCTGAAATACGGCATCCCCGATCTGCGCGCGTTCTTTGATTCAGACCTGCGGTGGCTGCGCAACTATGGCTTTGCCAGTTTGGATCAGCCGACGCTGCATGGGGGTTTGAGTCGGTGA